A portion of the Polaribacter cellanae genome contains these proteins:
- a CDS encoding TolC family protein — protein MSQKKEATLTPKNSLSLTEILRIANKNSLDVFKAKRKFGVYYWQNRSFKSSLLPKINFEARPFTFNRSLVERYDSEKNIDVFRQQQNLNSFANISIRQNIRATGASIFLNSSFNRLKNSGDIDSESYNATPVRIGIIQPLMAFNRFKWQHKTAPLEFQKAKKAFIYELQTINLKTVDLFFNWALASKKLMIAKENKKSAEKLFKIGKRRYKLGAIERNDVLNLELDVYNSKTNLTQNKQALEKAEASLKLFLRDALPNNAIPELPELISNIQINVIEASDLANKNNPEVINLKLKKIEALRDLDKAVKDNRFDLSLSASYGLNQQANTFRDAYGNLLDQQIVSVNFSIPILDWGERKGKIKTAKMNKEVVDIELQQNEDQFKQNIKQKVINFNIQKELVAGSLKTSEIARESYEITEKRFLSGSLSLLNLTSSRKAWQLATERYIQSLLSYWKLYYQVQQLTLYDFINKKSIEQDFDEIIDK, from the coding sequence ATGTCGCAAAAAAAAGAAGCAACATTAACTCCGAAAAATAGCTTGTCACTTACTGAAATTTTGAGAATAGCTAATAAAAACTCTTTAGATGTTTTTAAAGCAAAACGTAAATTTGGAGTTTATTACTGGCAAAACAGGTCTTTTAAATCGAGCTTATTACCAAAAATAAATTTTGAAGCACGCCCTTTTACTTTCAATCGTTCTTTGGTAGAACGTTATGACTCCGAAAAAAATATTGATGTTTTTAGACAACAACAGAATTTGAATTCTTTTGCCAATATATCAATAAGACAAAATATTAGGGCTACAGGAGCTAGTATATTTTTGAATTCTAGTTTTAATAGATTAAAGAATTCTGGAGATATAGATTCCGAAAGTTATAATGCTACCCCTGTTAGAATTGGAATCATACAACCCTTAATGGCTTTTAATCGATTTAAATGGCAGCATAAAACGGCGCCATTAGAATTCCAAAAGGCAAAAAAAGCATTTATTTATGAATTGCAGACCATTAATTTAAAAACGGTAGACTTATTTTTCAATTGGGCATTGGCAAGTAAAAAATTAATGATAGCAAAAGAAAATAAAAAATCTGCAGAAAAGTTATTTAAAATTGGTAAGAGGCGTTACAAATTAGGTGCTATAGAGCGTAATGATGTTCTTAATTTAGAGCTTGATGTTTATAATTCAAAAACAAATTTAACACAGAATAAGCAAGCTTTAGAAAAAGCAGAAGCTTCTTTAAAATTATTTTTAAGAGATGCTCTACCAAATAATGCCATCCCTGAATTGCCTGAACTTATTTCAAACATACAAATAAATGTTATTGAAGCCTCTGATTTAGCAAACAAAAACAATCCTGAGGTTATTAATCTTAAATTAAAAAAAATAGAAGCTTTAAGAGATTTAGATAAAGCTGTTAAAGATAACCGATTTGATTTGTCTTTAAGTGCAAGTTACGGTTTAAATCAGCAAGCAAATACCTTTAGAGACGCCTATGGTAACTTATTAGATCAACAAATAGTGTCAGTAAATTTTAGTATTCCTATTCTGGATTGGGGAGAACGCAAAGGGAAAATAAAAACTGCTAAAATGAATAAAGAAGTAGTAGATATCGAACTCCAACAGAATGAAGACCAATTTAAACAAAATATCAAACAGAAAGTTATTAATTTTAATATTCAAAAAGAATTGGTTGCGGGAAGTTTAAAAACAAGTGAAATTGCTAGAGAATCCTACGAAATAACCGAAAAACGGTTTTTATCTGGAAGTTTAAGTTTACTGAATTTAACAAGTTCTAGAAAAGCATGGCAATTAGCAACGGAGCGTTATATACAAAGCTTGTTAAGCTATTGGAAATTGTATTACCAAGTACAACAATTAACACTTTATGATTTTATAAATAAAAAGTCGATAGAACAAGATTTTGATGAAATTATAGATAAATAG
- a CDS encoding 6-bladed beta-propeller, translated as MKKIIFLIIVVPFIFSCKRDGKNNVYELKHIKLNVQKKYPAGNFGDYFSSSKIIALETNNSSFISNIDRITVSNNKILILDTKLNSVLIFDLNGKFINKIQHIGSGPGEYTNLRDFSVDEDKKNIILYSSSPSRILTYEMDGTFLKKENINNFCFNIGYKDSNLLCLLKDKNGGKLFLSKNLKENTDEEFISMNKKDNFFLNLGFNRPSIIKSKDINITFPYSETVFSYTGKEVRPKYYIDFLDNKTPESIVDNLDENYTGLYKYITKNNYGFGISNFRENKNYITFNFYHANLVIHSKKNNTTKIFRGIKNEGFIFEKYFAHDGEDNKIISILPSSNFKFQTSIYKSEKESWEKIPDYIKKIDKNVSNNSNPLLILYTFKN; from the coding sequence ATGAAAAAAATAATTTTCTTAATAATAGTAGTCCCATTTATTTTTTCTTGTAAAAGAGATGGGAAAAACAATGTTTATGAATTAAAACACATTAAATTAAATGTTCAAAAAAAATACCCAGCAGGTAACTTTGGAGATTATTTTTCATCCTCGAAAATAATTGCCTTAGAAACAAATAATTCATCTTTTATTTCAAATATTGATAGAATTACTGTTTCTAATAATAAAATTTTAATTTTAGACACAAAACTAAATTCCGTTTTGATTTTTGATTTAAATGGAAAGTTTATAAATAAAATACAACATATTGGGAGTGGTCCGGGAGAATACACAAATCTTAGAGATTTTAGTGTAGATGAAGATAAAAAAAATATAATTTTATATTCAAGCAGCCCTTCTAGGATTTTAACTTATGAGATGGATGGTACCTTCTTAAAAAAAGAAAATATAAATAATTTTTGTTTTAACATTGGGTATAAAGACTCTAATTTATTATGTTTATTAAAAGACAAAAATGGAGGTAAATTATTTTTAAGTAAAAATTTAAAAGAAAATACAGACGAAGAATTTATATCAATGAATAAAAAAGATAATTTTTTTTTAAACTTAGGATTTAATAGACCAAGTATCATTAAAAGTAAAGATATAAATATTACCTTCCCATATTCTGAAACAGTCTTCAGTTATACCGGCAAGGAAGTAAGACCTAAATATTATATTGATTTTCTCGATAATAAAACACCAGAATCTATAGTTGACAATTTAGATGAAAATTATACGGGGCTTTATAAATATATTACTAAAAATAATTATGGATTTGGCATTTCTAATTTTAGAGAAAATAAAAATTATATTACGTTTAATTTTTATCATGCAAATTTAGTGATTCACTCTAAAAAAAATAATACAACAAAAATTTTTAGGGGAATAAAAAATGAAGGCTTTATTTTTGAAAAATATTTTGCACATGATGGAGAAGACAATAAAATAATATCAATATTACCTTCTTCTAATTTTAAATTTCAAACGAGTATCTATAAGAGTGAAAAAGAATCCTGGGAAAAAATTCCTGATTATATAAAAAAAATAGATAAAAATGTGTCTAATAATAGCAATCCACTATTAATTCTTTATACTTTTAAAAATTAA
- a CDS encoding efflux RND transporter permease subunit: protein MVKFLIKKPIAVLMTALAVIILGLYAFGFIPVSLMPNIDIPEITVQVSAENMSARQLEDAVVKPLRRNLMQLSHLKDLTSETSSETGIIRLRFNHGTKINYSFIEVNEKIDRAMGNFPKTMKRPKVIKASATDIPVFYLNMTLKKDRNIKDSNKKLYPVSQDFVDFNRFSNQVIRKRIEQVNEVAMVDISGLVTPEILIIPDYNKITSIGISLDELESNIKKYDINIGSLLIKDSQYQYDVRLGNTLKNIQEIRDIYIHKNNRVYQLKDLAKIIEHPQKRTGLVLSNGKEAVTMAIIKQSDARMGDLKDALNNLLGYFEKDYPNIDFKITRDQTKLLDYAIKNLFQSLLWGMLLAFGIMFLFLKNVKSPLLIGVTIPTSIIICLLFFQLFEISINIISLSGLVLGIGLMIDNSIIVIDNITQYREKGFKLNHACVKGTNEVIKPLLSSALTTCAVFLPLVFLSGISGALFYDQAMAISIGLFASFFVSITLLPVLYRLFHFKDSHKPGRITQFLIKTNTLDYANLYEKGFRWVMRKQKISWSICLLLLIFGFVLFTMLPKTQMPHFTKTEVLLKIDWNEQIHVEENKKRILKLLKPIKEKLVNQTALVGKQQFILDKGTEAKASETVLYLQCKNPEKLEEIKNRLQKDIQKEYPIALYNYKDVDNIFNLIFSEDEPTLTARIRNVENLGSSQNNELKKVWHQIQGDLVNLELKPIVWQDYMALVVDQEKLMTYGVNTNTIYNTLKSAFNEREILSIVDNQNFVPVILGGENKRINAVLNETTVTARNNAVFHIKDFIKVVSGKDLKTIRGGTEGEYYPLDFKLNNNQVENTIKSIRNIVHKNQWYDVSFTGSYFTNQELISELKIVLFISLLLLYFILASQFESFTTPLIILLEVPLDLVGAFLFLKLFGMSINLMSMIGIVVMSGIIINDSILKVDTIIQLQRQGYSLIKALLIAGQRRLKPILMTSLTTILALVPLLFSSGLGTELQAPLAIALIGGMLLGTLVSLYFIPLCYYYLSKLKYHVKN, encoded by the coding sequence ATGGTAAAATTCCTAATCAAAAAACCAATAGCCGTTTTAATGACCGCTTTAGCTGTAATTATTTTAGGATTATATGCTTTTGGTTTTATTCCTGTTTCTTTAATGCCTAATATAGATATTCCTGAAATTACGGTACAAGTATCCGCAGAAAACATGTCTGCAAGGCAACTAGAAGATGCTGTAGTAAAACCACTTCGCAGAAACCTAATGCAACTTAGTCATTTAAAAGATTTAACTAGCGAGACCAGTAGCGAAACCGGTATAATACGCCTGCGTTTTAATCACGGAACTAAAATAAATTATTCTTTTATAGAAGTAAACGAAAAGATTGACCGCGCCATGGGGAATTTCCCTAAAACAATGAAACGGCCAAAAGTAATTAAAGCTAGCGCCACTGATATTCCTGTCTTTTATTTAAATATGACTTTAAAAAAAGATAGAAACATTAAAGATTCCAATAAAAAATTATATCCCGTATCTCAAGATTTTGTCGATTTTAATCGTTTTTCGAATCAGGTAATCCGTAAACGCATCGAACAGGTAAATGAAGTCGCTATGGTAGATATAAGTGGTTTGGTAACACCAGAAATACTAATAATTCCTGATTATAATAAAATAACTTCTATAGGTATTAGCTTAGATGAATTAGAGTCGAATATAAAAAAATACGACATAAACATAGGTAGTCTGCTTATTAAAGATAGTCAGTATCAATACGATGTTCGTTTAGGAAATACTTTAAAGAATATTCAAGAAATAAGAGATATTTATATTCATAAAAATAATCGCGTATATCAATTAAAAGATCTTGCTAAAATTATTGAACATCCACAGAAAAGAACTGGCTTGGTATTGTCTAACGGTAAAGAAGCTGTTACGATGGCAATTATAAAGCAAAGTGATGCTCGAATGGGAGATTTAAAAGATGCATTGAATAATCTTTTAGGCTATTTTGAAAAAGATTACCCAAATATTGACTTTAAAATTACAAGAGATCAAACTAAATTATTAGACTACGCCATAAAAAATCTGTTTCAAAGTTTACTTTGGGGTATGTTATTAGCTTTTGGAATTATGTTTTTATTTTTAAAAAATGTAAAATCTCCATTATTAATTGGTGTTACAATTCCAACTTCTATCATCATTTGTTTGTTGTTTTTTCAACTATTTGAAATTTCTATCAATATTATTTCTTTATCAGGCCTGGTTTTAGGTATTGGGCTTATGATTGATAACTCAATTATTGTTATTGATAATATTACACAGTATAGAGAAAAGGGTTTTAAGTTAAATCATGCATGTGTTAAAGGAACAAATGAAGTGATAAAACCTTTGTTAAGTTCTGCGCTAACTACTTGTGCAGTATTTTTACCATTAGTATTTTTAAGTGGTATTAGCGGTGCATTATTTTACGACCAAGCTATGGCAATTAGTATAGGTTTATTTGCATCCTTTTTTGTCTCAATAACTTTATTACCTGTATTATATCGATTATTTCATTTTAAAGACAGTCATAAGCCAGGACGAATAACTCAATTTTTAATTAAAACAAATACCTTAGATTATGCAAACTTATATGAAAAAGGCTTTCGCTGGGTAATGCGAAAGCAAAAAATTTCATGGAGTATTTGTCTCTTACTATTAATTTTTGGTTTTGTTTTATTTACAATGCTACCAAAAACACAAATGCCTCATTTTACAAAAACTGAAGTTTTGTTAAAAATCGATTGGAATGAACAAATTCATGTTGAGGAAAATAAAAAACGTATTCTAAAATTGTTAAAACCCATAAAAGAAAAATTAGTAAATCAAACAGCTTTAGTAGGTAAACAACAATTTATATTAGATAAAGGTACCGAAGCTAAAGCGTCTGAAACCGTATTATATTTACAATGTAAAAACCCTGAAAAATTAGAAGAAATTAAAAATAGATTACAAAAAGATATTCAAAAAGAATATCCAATTGCTTTATATAATTATAAAGATGTAGATAATATTTTCAACCTTATCTTTTCTGAAGATGAACCAACTCTAACAGCAAGAATAAGAAATGTAGAGAATTTAGGAAGTAGTCAAAACAATGAACTTAAAAAAGTATGGCATCAAATACAAGGAGATTTAGTTAATTTAGAATTAAAACCTATTGTTTGGCAAGATTATATGGCCTTAGTAGTGGATCAAGAAAAATTAATGACTTATGGAGTAAATACTAATACAATATATAATACTTTAAAAAGTGCCTTTAACGAACGAGAAATTTTATCAATTGTAGATAATCAGAATTTTGTTCCTGTTATTTTAGGAGGAGAAAACAAAAGAATCAATGCTGTTTTAAACGAAACCACAGTAACAGCTCGTAATAATGCAGTGTTTCATATTAAAGATTTTATAAAAGTTGTTTCTGGAAAAGATTTAAAAACTATTCGTGGAGGGACAGAAGGCGAATATTATCCATTAGATTTTAAACTTAACAATAACCAAGTAGAAAACACAATAAAATCTATTAGGAATATTGTTCATAAAAACCAGTGGTATGATGTAAGTTTTACAGGAAGTTACTTTACTAATCAAGAATTAATTAGCGAGCTAAAAATAGTATTATTTATTTCTTTATTACTGCTATATTTTATTTTAGCTTCCCAATTTGAATCCTTTACCACCCCATTAATTATTCTATTAGAAGTTCCTTTAGATTTAGTAGGAGCGTTTTTATTTTTAAAGTTATTTGGCATGAGTATTAACCTAATGTCAATGATTGGTATTGTAGTTATGAGTGGTATTATTATAAACGATTCTATTTTAAAAGTGGATACAATTATACAGCTGCAACGTCAAGGTTATTCTTTAATAAAAGCTTTGTTAATTGCTGGTCAACGTCGTTTAAAACCTATTTTAATGACAAGTTTAACTACAATATTAGCACTTGTACCTTTATTATTTTCAAGTGGTTTAGGAACGGAATTGCAAGCGCCTCTGGCAATTGCTCTAATTGGTGGAATGCTCTTAGGAACTTTAGTAAGCCTATATTTTATTCCGCTATGTTATTATTATCTTTCAAAATTGAAGTATCATGTTAAAAACTAA